GCGTCCAGACGTAGCCAGGTGCGATGGCGTTGACGGTGATGCCGTCCTGCGCGACTTCCAGGGCCACAGTCTTGGTCAAGCCCGATATGCCGTGCTTGGCCGACACATAGGCCGACTTGAATGGCGAGGCGACTAGCGCGTGCGCGGAAGCCGTGTTGATGATGCGGCCCCATTTGCGCGCCTTCATGCCGGGCACCACCGCCTTGATGGCATAGAAGGCCGCGAGCAGATTGATGCGGATGATGGCTTCCCACTTGTCATCGGGGAATTCCTCGATCGGCGCGACATGCTGGATGCCGGCATTGTTGACCAGGATGTCGAGGCTGCCGAACGCCTCCTCGGCGTCACGCACCATTGCGCTCACCGCCGCGCCGTCCATCATATTGGCGTCGGAGTAGCGGCACTTGACGCCGAAATCCTTCTCGATGCCGGCGCGCTCCTGCTCGATCGCGGCGGCGTCGCCAAGGCCGTTGATGGTGACGTTGGCGCCTTCGGCGGCGAACGCACGGGCGATGGCCAGGCCGATACCGCTGGTCGAACCGGTAACGAGGGCATTCTTCGAGGACAGGAAACCCATGATGATCTCGCGAAGTGGGAGGGGAATAGGACGATATAAATTGTGCGTCGCAGCATGACAATGACAGAGCCATGTGTCGGTGCGATTACAGCCAGACGACAGCGCCGGCACCGCTCCTGGCGGTCCGGAACCACGGCCGTCAGGCTGACACGGCACTGTCATGGTGCCGTGCAACATAATCGGTGCGCCCGCGCGCGGTCATTCCTGAACGCAATTCGCCTGACGAAACTTCACCTGACAAAATCTTGGGGGTGCAGCTTGGAAATCGCCGATGTCTTGAAGCGCGCCTATGCGATGCCGCTGACCAACCCGTCTTTTCCGCCCGGCCCCTACCGTTTCTTCGACCGCGAATACATCATCATCACCTACCGCACGACGCGCGAGGCGCTCGAAGCCGTCGTGCCGGCGCCGCTGGAGATCGACGAGCCGCTGGTCAAGTACGAATTCATCCGCATGCCCGATTCGACCGGCTTCGGCGATTACACCGAGACCGGCCAGGTCATCCCGGTGCGGTACAAGGGCCAGCATGGCGGCTACGTCCATTCGATGTATCTCGACGACGACGCACCGATCGCCGGCGGGCGCGAGCTGTGGGGGTTTCCAAAGAAGCTGGCCAACCCTAAGATCGTCCATGAGGGCGAGGTGATCGTCGGCACGCTGCACTATGGCAGCGTTCTGTGCGCCACCGGCACGATGGGCTACAAGCACCGCGAGGCTGACCACGTTTCCGTGCTTGCCTCGCTCGCCGCGCCCAATTTCCTGATCAAGATCATCCCGCATGTGGACGGCACGCCGCGCATTTGCGAGCTGGTGCGCTATTACCTCACCGATATCACGCTGAAAGAAGCCTGGACGGCGCCGGCCGCGCTCGATCTGCGGCCCCACGTCATGGCCGACGTGGCGAAGCTGCCGGTGCTCGACATCGTGTCCGCCATCCACTTCAAAGCCGATCTGACGCTCGGGTTGGGCGAGGTGGTCCACGACTATCTTGCCGGTTACAGCCAGCTCGCAAACAGCACAACCCTGCCGGAGAAAATTCGTGCTTGAACGCAACCGAAACAAGGAAGCCGCCGCCACCATCGAGGAGATCTCGGCGCAATACGACCGCATCGCTCTGGTGTTCCAGGGCGGCGGTGCGCTCGGCGCCTACCAGGCCGGCGTCTACCAGGCGCTGGCCGAGGCCGGCTGCGAGCCGAGCTGGCTGTCCGGCGTGTCGATCGGCGCCATCAACGCCGCGATCATCGCCGGCAATGAGTCCAGCCGCCGGCTGCAGCGGCTGGAGCAGTTCTGGCAGACGATCTCGGGCCGCAAGATCTGGTCGTATACGCCGGAGGGCGACATCTACCGCGACATCCGCAACCGCACCTCCTCGTGGATGACGATGACCATGGGCCAGCCCGGCTTCTTCAAGCCGCGCAATCCCAATCCCTGGTTCGAGCATACCGGCGCCGAGGGCGCCACCAGCTTCTACGACACCGCCGAACTGAAGGATACGCTGGAGAGCCTGATCGACTTCGATGTCCTGAATGACGGCAGGAAGCGGCTAAGCGTCGGCGCGGTCAATGTCCGGACCGGCAATTTCGTCTATTTCGACACCGACAAGGTGCGCATCGGACCCGAGCACATCATGGCCAGCGGCGCGCTGCCTCCCGCCTTCCCGTCGGTCCGTATCGAGGGCGAGTATTACTGGGACGGCGGCATCGTCTCCAACACGCCGCTGCAATATCTGCTCGACCAGGAAGAGGACCGCTCCTCGCTGGTATTCCAGGTCGATCTGTTCAGCGCCCGCGGCGTCCTGCCACGCGGCATGGCCGACGTGCTGTCGCGCCACAAGGACATCATGTATTCCAGCCGCACGCGCCAGAACACCGACAATTTCCAGCGCATCCACGCGCTCAAGATGAAGCTGCTCGAGGCGCTGAAGCGCGTGCCTCCCGAATTGCTGAAAGACGGCGAGAAGGAGCTGATCGCCGACTATTCCGACGCCGGCGTTGTCAACATCGTCCACCTGATCTACCAGCACAAGGGCTACGAGGGACACGCCAAGGACTATGAATTCTCCGGCACCTCGATGCGCGAGCACTGGGAGATGGGCCTGGAGGACACGCAGCGCACCTTGCGCCATCGCCAGTGGCTGACCCTGCCGACCAATGTCGAGGGCGTCGCCATCCACGATCTGCACCGCGAGGACCCGACCTAGCCAAACCCGCGCGGTGATTTTTCACCGGTATCAGACCTATTGTCGGCGAGATTCCAGTCGCTCGATCGAGCGGGCCGGCGTTCGAGATTTGTCGGCGCCCTCCCTTGTG
The genomic region above belongs to Mesorhizobium sp. B4-1-4 and contains:
- a CDS encoding patatin-like phospholipase family protein; this translates as MLERNRNKEAAATIEEISAQYDRIALVFQGGGALGAYQAGVYQALAEAGCEPSWLSGVSIGAINAAIIAGNESSRRLQRLEQFWQTISGRKIWSYTPEGDIYRDIRNRTSSWMTMTMGQPGFFKPRNPNPWFEHTGAEGATSFYDTAELKDTLESLIDFDVLNDGRKRLSVGAVNVRTGNFVYFDTDKVRIGPEHIMASGALPPAFPSVRIEGEYYWDGGIVSNTPLQYLLDQEEDRSSLVFQVDLFSARGVLPRGMADVLSRHKDIMYSSRTRQNTDNFQRIHALKMKLLEALKRVPPELLKDGEKELIADYSDAGVVNIVHLIYQHKGYEGHAKDYEFSGTSMREHWEMGLEDTQRTLRHRQWLTLPTNVEGVAIHDLHREDPT
- a CDS encoding 3-hydroxybutyrate dehydrogenase encodes the protein MGFLSSKNALVTGSTSGIGLAIARAFAAEGANVTINGLGDAAAIEQERAGIEKDFGVKCRYSDANMMDGAAVSAMVRDAEEAFGSLDILVNNAGIQHVAPIEEFPDDKWEAIIRINLLAAFYAIKAVVPGMKARKWGRIINTASAHALVASPFKSAYVSAKHGISGLTKTVALEVAQDGITVNAIAPGYVWTPLVEKQIPDTMKARGMTEEQVKHDVLLAAQPTKEFVTVEELAALTLFLCSDSAKQITGTTLPMDGGWTAQ
- a CDS encoding acetoacetate decarboxylase, yielding MEIADVLKRAYAMPLTNPSFPPGPYRFFDREYIIITYRTTREALEAVVPAPLEIDEPLVKYEFIRMPDSTGFGDYTETGQVIPVRYKGQHGGYVHSMYLDDDAPIAGGRELWGFPKKLANPKIVHEGEVIVGTLHYGSVLCATGTMGYKHREADHVSVLASLAAPNFLIKIIPHVDGTPRICELVRYYLTDITLKEAWTAPAALDLRPHVMADVAKLPVLDIVSAIHFKADLTLGLGEVVHDYLAGYSQLANSTTLPEKIRA